Sequence from the uncultured Flavobacterium sp. genome:
GCCATTTTTTTCGTTTAAACCATATTAACGGAACTACAAAACATAAAAGTATTAGCGTAATCGCAAAAACATATCCGTATTCCCAATCCAATTCTGGCATATTTTTGAAGTTCATTCCGTAAATTCCTGCAACAAGCATTGGCAAAGAAATGCACATTGTTATTATCGTCAAGGTTTTAAAAATCTTATTTTGCTGAAGATCTATTCTCGTTGACACATAATCTTTAAGATCTTCCAGACGCTCAAAATTATTCTGAACATATTCGTTGATTACCGTTAAATCCGTCAATTCTAATAAAATTGCATCTTTAACTTCAGCTTCCAGTTTTTCGCTTTTTCTAAGCATCAATAAAATTCGCCTAAACTCATTAAGAGATTCTTTAATTATAAAATTATTGAACTTCAAAGCAGTTATTTCATTTAATCCTTGTTCAGAAAAGTCATTTTCCTTTTGTAATCTCAAATAAATTGTTTTGATATTCTTTGAAATAATCTCCGTTAAATCCGCAAAATAATCGGGAACAATTCCAATCATCATTTGTAGAAATGTATCTATTGTAAAAGGCAGATTTTTTATTTTATCGAAATGTTCTTGTTTTTTATTTTCAGGAATAAACTTCTCAAAATTAATATCCATAAACGAAAACATGATTTTTTCTTTAAGAATAAAGGAAACAATCACTTCTTCGACTTTATTTTGTGGCGTAAAATAAGGGAACGAAAAATTAAATGCCAGCTGATTTTCTTTTTCTAAATAATGCGAACTAATTTCAATATCCTCGCTATTGTTAAGAATTGTGGTATCGATATCAAAAAGCTTTTCAAAAACCGGAACGTCTTTCTTGGCGTAATTTACAACCTGAACACTATTTATTCCCTTCAGATCTTTCGGAATTTCATCGATGCTTTTTACTCTTGTAATATTTTTATTGGTATCTAAAAGTTCAATAATCATAGATGAAGTTTTATGTTGTAGTTTGGCTTTTATACCTTTTACTACTATTGGTTTTGAACTAATTTAAGTTCAATTTATGGATTATCCTAAATTTATAAGCTTCTTAAAAACCGAATATTTCTTTCAGTTCAATAATAAAAGTTCCATTTGGTAATTTTTTCGGCGCTTTTGCTAATTTCTCCGCTAATAAAGCTGTTGGTAAAGGTTTGTATTTTTTCAGAATCCCAATTGAATTAAGCACATTTAGAACAGGTACCATTATTTTTTCGCCCAAACGATCTGTTCCGGTTCTTAAAAGTAATCCAGGTCTGAAAATAATATATTGTTCAAAATTCAGTTCAGCAATTTTGTCTTCGAGTTTTCCTTTTATCTGAGAATAAAAAATCTTGCTTTGCGCAGAAGCTCCGTAAGCAGACAACAAAACAACCGAAGAAACTCCGTTTTCTTTGGCTAAACTGGCGAACTTTGCCGGAATATCAAAATCTATTTTCAATTGATTTTCTTCTGAACCTGCAGCTTTTAAAGTTGTTCCTAAACAAGAGAAAAAAACATCTCCAACTATCAGATCTTTAAACGATTCGATATTTGAAAAATCGACAATTTGCTCGACTAATTTAGGATGTTGTTTCCCAATTGATCTCCTTACAAAAACTGTAACTGTTGTATAATCTTTGTCTTCTAAAAGTTGGTCAACCAGAAATTCTCCCGTTGCACCTGTTGCGCCAATAACTATTGCTTTCATGTTATAAATTTATAAATATTCCTTGTAATACAGCCGACTTTAAAAATTAAAATCTACTGTATAAAGTTGCATTGGTTTTGCTTTTCCTCTTAAAAGTATTTCTCCCTGATGGCTGTAATCTACCTGAGAATCTTCCGGTAATACTTCTTTTATTGCTTCTGAAACCACAAAATCATGGTTAAAATCATTGCACTTACATTGAATTCTGGAAGTTGTATTGAGAAGATCGCCATGATAAACGATCTCTTTTTTTACTTTTCCAACCCAAGTTGTTATTGCTGTACCAATATGCATTCCTGCTTTAAATTTTGGAACAATATTATAATGTTCCAGATAATATTCCTTTTTGCTTTCTATACTTTGCCTCAAAAGATAAAAACAATACAGGCAACGTTTGTCTTTTAATCCGGATTTTGTTTTCCATGTCAATATAATTTCATCTCCCGCATATTGATAGATTTCTGCGC
This genomic interval carries:
- a CDS encoding CorA family divalent cation transporter, which codes for MIIELLDTNKNITRVKSIDEIPKDLKGINSVQVVNYAKKDVPVFEKLFDIDTTILNNSEDIEISSHYLEKENQLAFNFSFPYFTPQNKVEEVIVSFILKEKIMFSFMDINFEKFIPENKKQEHFDKIKNLPFTIDTFLQMMIGIVPDYFADLTEIISKNIKTIYLRLQKENDFSEQGLNEITALKFNNFIIKESLNEFRRILLMLRKSEKLEAEVKDAILLELTDLTVINEYVQNNFERLEDLKDYVSTRIDLQQNKIFKTLTIITMCISLPMLVAGIYGMNFKNMPELDWEYGYVFAITLILLCFVVPLIWFKRKKWLN
- a CDS encoding NAD(P)H-binding protein; this translates as MKAIVIGATGATGEFLVDQLLEDKDYTTVTVFVRRSIGKQHPKLVEQIVDFSNIESFKDLIVGDVFFSCLGTTLKAAGSEENQLKIDFDIPAKFASLAKENGVSSVVLLSAYGASAQSKIFYSQIKGKLEDKIAELNFEQYIIFRPGLLLRTGTDRLGEKIMVPVLNVLNSIGILKKYKPLPTALLAEKLAKAPKKLPNGTFIIELKEIFGF